A single window of Colletotrichum destructivum chromosome 9, complete sequence DNA harbors:
- a CDS encoding Putative patatin-like phospholipase domain, Acyl transferase/acyl hydrolase/lysophospholipase — protein MDLNGVKRRDTTKGPPLRILSLDGGGVRGYSMFIILQELMHRTFVEIEGRAPRRNEIPRPCDHFDLIVGTGTGGLIALMLGRLRLDLEQCKELYVRMTRMVFETDKTIAGIPYRSTLFKASKLEEAIKEAVREHTVYQKEGNDGTENDMMSPLSGYNNSNPRRHASNASTVSFSARSPQAQMTRPAFNSRYGDPNARLYDARETRTKTAVLAMYRGSRKGTPAAILRSYDSRREPPPEFDCKIWQAGRATCAIGLAFKPIQIGQSVFHDDGGGTFNPAPEALDEAVVNEWPGREVGVFLSVGTGRRPRGSDANSHMWYEGFLGEFAEARRKLISKIEGCEVIHEQMKREHLLKRNVNVENYYRLNVEVGVGEFGMNEWHRLAEISTSTRQYLRREVEQRMIQGASAKMAKIHKANIRFSRMPDVPELVKSNSETVEPLSFAVELPGDTPTSWPPHNTPPSRQSYESGTEHLHIPSPMSPSPRSSGERLQPSPASRLEQRPPPLPKDDEIDRLVVTAPTPSQYRYAAGTDKIAIMSPDEHPRWQNQQYSNGSTQQSQQPQRIPPPLPPKTPLPEHQAAGGRRPIGSSPLPYPVDDEPPPVNMARKPEYRGR, from the exons ATGGACCTCAATGGGGTCAAGAGGAGGGACACCACCAAGGGCCCTCCCCTCCGCATTCTGTCGTTAG ATGGCGGAGGAGTTCGCGGTTACTCCATGTTCATCATTCTCCAAGAACTCATGCACCGCACCTTTGTCGAAATCGAGGGTAGGGCTCCGCGCCGAAACGAAATCCCCAGGCCATGCGACCATTTCGATCTCATTGTCGGAACCGGTACCGGCGGCCTCATCGCCTTAATGCTCGGTAGATTGCGCTTGGACTTGGAACAGTGCAAAGAGCTATACGTGAGAATGACGCGCATGGTTTTCGAAACAGACAAGACCATCGCCGGCATCCCCTATCGGTCAACCCTATTCAAAGCCtccaagctcgaggaggccatcaaaGAGGCCGTCAGAGAACATACCGTTTATCAAAAGGAGGGCAATGATGGCACCGAGAACGACATGATGAGCCCCCTTAGCGGCTACAACAACTCAAACCCAAGAAGACATGCCAGCAATGCCAGCACCGTCAGCTTTAGCGCGCGCAGTCCTCAAGCACAGATGACACGACCTGCCTTTAACTCGCGATACGGCGACCCGAATGCGAGACTCTATGATGCTCGGGAGACTCGGACCAAAAC CGCCGTCTTAGCTATGTACAGGGGCTCCCGCAAGGGCACTCCTGCCGCTATTCTGCGATCCTACGACTCGAGAAGGGAACCCCCGCCAGAGTTCGACTGCAAGATCTGGCAAGCTGGCCGGGCGACATGTGCGATTGGTCTCGCCTTCAAACCCATTCAGATTGGACAGTCTGTCTTCcacgatgacggcggtggcACCTTTAACCCTGCACCCGAAGCCCTGGACGAGGCTGTGGTGAACGAATGGCCCGGCCGTGAAGTTGGCGTGTTTCTCAGCGTTGGTACGGGTCGACGACCAAGGGGAAGCGACGCGAACTCGCATATGTGGTATGAGGGCTTTTTGGGAGAGTTTGCCGAGGCCCGCCGGAAGCTCATCTCCAAGATTGAGGGCTGTGAGGTGATTCACGAGCAGATGAAGAGGGAACATCTCCTCAAACGGAACGTCAACGTCGAGAACTACTATCGCCTTAACGTGGaggttggcgtcggcgagtTTGGTATGAACGAGTGGCATCGTCTAGCCGAGATTAGCACGAGCACGCGGCAATATCTAAGGCGGGAAGTCGAGCAAAGGATGATCCAGGGGGCTTCCGCAAAGATGGCCAAGATCCACAAAGCGAACATCAGGTTTTCCCGCATGCCAGATGTTCCCGAACTTGTCAAGTCCAACTCGGAGACTGTCGAGCCTCTGTCGTTTGCTGTGGAGTTGCCAGGCGACACGCCCacgtcatggccgccgcaCAACACACCGCCGAGCCGCCAGTCTTACGAATCCGGTACGGAACATCTGCATATACCTTCGCCGATGAGCCCCTCGCCTAGGAGCTCTGGCGAGCGACTTCAACCATCGCCAGCATCGAGACTTGAGCAACGCCCGCCACCTCTGCCTAAAGATGATGAGATTGACCGACTGGTCGTCACTGCACCGACGCCTTCTCAGTACCGCTACGCAGCCGGTACTGATAAGATTGCGATTATGAGCCCCGATGAGCACCCGCGGTGGCAGAATCAACAATACAGCAACGGTTCTACACAGCAGTCGCAACAACCGCAGCGAAtcccaccgccgctgcccccCAAGACGCCTTTGCCCGAACACCAGGCAGCTGGCGGTCGTCGCCCCATCGGCTCATCGCCCTTGCCTTACCCTGTGGACGACGAGCCTCCACCAGTGAACATGGCTAGGAAACCGGAATATCGTGGGAGGTGA
- a CDS encoding Putative gfo/Idh/MocA-like oxidoreductase, NAD(P)-binding domain superfamily, translating into MAPIGVAIVGGDIFAKEQHLPAVEASDQLTLKAIYSRSRKSAEDTAKLVTKSTSPDLYSDDSGDGKSFKDLLARDDIQALILALPIVNQSEYIEQALAAGKHVLAEKPIAADVSRAQKLIEYYNKVSAEQGVTFAVAENYRFQPRYTTARDEVQKLGKIIGFNVRVFFFVQLGGKYIETAWRKKPDYQGGFLLDGGVHFAAALRLLLGKEAAPDSVAAFSDLTQKHLPPIDTINAVVRTRSGATGSFAVSVGSPLSAFDFHVAGEKGSVTLSSHDLTVKPFDGEARTAQFEQTSGVKEEVKAWAEGLVAGKPNPLQSPEEALADLEFLEKIFKSGEQDGATQKLQLQL; encoded by the exons ATGGCCCCCATCGGAGTAGCGATTGTTGGCGGTGACATCTTTGCCAAGGAGCAGCATCTG CCTGCCGTGGAAGCAAGCGACCAGCTCACACTTAAGGCCATCTACTCGCGGTCCCGTAAGTCCGCCGAGGACACGGCGAAGCTCGTCACTAAGTCCACTTCACCCGACCTGTACTCGGACGACTCGGGCGATGGCAAGTCGTTCAAGGATCTCCTGGCCCGCGACGACATCCAGGCCCTCATCCTAGCCCTGCCCATCGTCAACCAATCCGAGTACATTGAGCAAGCACTCGCTGCCGGGAAGCACGTCCTGGCCGAGAAGCCTATCGCCGCCGATGTCTCTCGAGCCCAGAAGCTGATCGAGTACTACAACAAGGTCTCCGCCGAACAGGGCGTCACCTTTGCGGTTGCTGAGAACTACCGTTTCCAGCCCCGCTATACAACTGCGCGGGATGAAGTGCAGAAGTTGGGCAAAATCATCGGCTTCAATGTGagggttttctttttcgtgCAGTTGGGCGGCAAGTACATTGAGACGGCGTGGCGCAAGAAGCCAGACTACCAGGGTGGGTTTCTTCTCGATGGTGGCGTCCACTTCGCCGCTGCCCTCCGGCTGCTACTCggcaaggaggcggcgccggactCGGTTGCGGCATTCTCCGACCTGACACAGAAGCATCTGCCCCCCATTGACACCATCAATGCGGTCGTCAGGACCAGGTCGGGTGCTACAGGCTCCTTCGCCGTCAGCGTCGGCTCGCCCCTGAGCGCCTTCGACTTCCATGTGGCGGGCGAGAAGGGCAGTGTCACCTTGTCGAGCCATGACTTGACTGTCAAGCCCTTTGACGGCGAGGCACGGACAGCCCAGTTCGAGCAGACGAGTGGTGTCAAGGAGGAAGTCAAAGCATGGGCAGAAGGTTTGGTGGCAGGAAAGCCGAACCCCTTGCAGTCTCCCGAGGAGGCCTTGGCCGACCTGGAGTTCCTTGAGAAGATCTTCAAGAGTGGTGAACAGGACGGTGCGACTCAAAAGCTGCAACTACAACTGTAA
- a CDS encoding Putative peptidase C14, caspase domain, Zinc finger C2H2-type, transcription factor Grauzone, producing MEESQPAKRRKLLPRQPSTSTTQAAPFTHELPQQHPVQEAPPAERHDFESFARHLQDAAMLIQRQTERSPYDNVSVLLLRWEEDTSVEADLTAMENILRSVYNFRTDRWAIPTVPNPSIKLGVQMASFLDQAKANHLLIIYYAGHGYVGSDNQLYWACNTREDAAKLKWDGVRCLFEDAQSDILLLLDTCSVRDVPVSGSHGTKQAIAACGPEQTPRETAGKSFTYHLIEALHKLSTAGRPFSVPRLHEEVVQLRQLESGQATKLMNGSSKTPPPPPQIPICFTLTPGKGQSLNLAPLPARSLQQQSPRNGASDADGQTRTTREDQLIDPESVTDLRFDEARVLVCTTFVGDASPDMSFFNSWLHNTPPLADKIEVEGMFLGPPTMLLISMPHSIWNVVQHDKVCCFLGYITSHNMIQLYQKLKGSSGIPKATAKEVEDGRILLEARELAASTPVLHRRSLDSKDASYPEAASRVDTTPSGVSFAAAAVAATAVDGKDDVEDSAEMQEAAEQLKALSHVRHLSDEAAPTVERQRTTLPDGAMPTNHEDTGSSHDANESGADDTMHSIDMSTPNARSKQRRSLQKATPKQETRCTLCSHAPFKDSSSLRKHIAAAHTRPFPCAFSFAGCTSTFGSKNEWKRHIASQHLCLQYYRCSSCPQSTVEGKGNEFNRKDLFTQHLRRMHAPFAIKKAIAKGDSKLQVEWEGHVKEMQTTCLVTRRSPPQKSACPKLDCQSVFEGPGSWDEWTEHVGRHMEKGEGQRLGVDRLLAKWALDEGIIERKGDGEYRLCAGNGPGPVSGSVGGGGIAVSGEGRDSISVLYPEPKQEVEAGVEAEVEAEVEADTTEDKMEVDS from the exons ATGGAAGAGTCTCAACCAGCGAAACGGCGAAAGCTTCTCCCGCGCCAACCTTCAACCAGCACTACGCAGGCGGCCCCATTCACCCATGAATTG CCTCAGCAGCATCCGGTCCAGGAGGCCCCTCCAGCCGAACGACATGACTTCGAATCCTTCGCGAGGCACCTGCAAGATGCCGCCATGTTGATACAACGCCAGACGGAGCGTTCTCCCTACGACAATGTATCCGTTCTCCTCCTACGGTGGGAAGAGGACACCTCTGTCGAAGCCGACTTAACAGCTATGGAAAACATTCTTCGGTCTGTATACAATTTTCGGACCGACCGATGGGCCATCCCGACTGTGCCCAACCCCAGCATCAAGCTTGGTGTTCAGATGGCTTCCTTTCTCGACCAAGCCAAGGCCAACCATTTGCTCATCATCTATTACGCCGGCCATGGTTACGTTGGATCCGACAACCAACTCTACTGGGCTTG CAATACCCGAGAAGATGCTGCAAAGCTTAAGTGGGACGGTGTACGTTGCTTGTTCGAAGATGCCCAGTCCGACATACTCTTGCTGCTCGACACCTGTTCGGTTCGGGATGTACCCGTCTCTGGAAGCCATGGCACCAAGCAAGCCATTGCAGCGTGTGGCCCTGAACAGACCCCCCGAGAAACTGCTGGCAAATCCTTCACCTACCACTTGATCGAGGCGCTACACAAACTGAGCACGGCGGGGAGGCCCTTCAGTGTACCGAGGTTACACGAAGAGGTCGTACAGCTGAGGCAACTGGAAAGCGGCCAGGCAACCAAGCTCATGAACGGTTCAAGCAAAActccacctccgccgccccagaTTCCCATATGTTTCACTCTCACGCCCGGCAAGGGGCAAAGTCTGAACTTGGCCCCATTGCCTGCCAGGTCACTTCAACAGCAGTCGCCGCGGAACGGTGCTTCTGATGCGGACGGCCAGACAAGGACAACGCGGGAGGACCAGCTCATCGATCCTGAATCGGTCACTGACCTGCGCTTTGACGAAGCGAGAGTGCTTGTGTGCACGACATTCGTCGGGGATGCCAGCCCAGACATGTCCTTCTTCAATAGCTGGCTACACAACACACCGCCCCTCGCCGACAAGATTGAAGTCGAGGGAATGTTCCTCGGCCCTCCAACCATGCTTCTGATATCGATGCCTCACTCCATCTGGAACGTCGTACAGCACGACAAGGTCTGCTGTTTTCTAGGATACATCACATCCCATAACATGATCCAATTGTATCAGAAGCTAAAGGGTTCCTCGGGCATCCCCAAAGCCACGGCAAAGGAGGTTGAGGACGGTCGAATCTTGTTGGAGGCGCGGGAACTAGCAGCAAGCACGCCGGTTTTGCATCGACGTTCGTTGGACAGCAAAGACGCCTCCTACCCTGAGGCGGCCAGCCGCGTAGACACCACTCCTTCCGGCGTGTCGTTCGCAGCTGCCGCTGTCGCGGCCACAGCGGTGGACGGCAAAGATGACGTCGAGGATTCGGCCGAGATGCAGGAAGCGGCGGAACAGCTAAAGGCATTAAGCCATGTGCGCCATCTgagcgacgaggccgcgccGACCGTAGAACGGCAACGTACAACCCTCCCTGATGGTGCGATGCCCACCAACCACGAAGACACGGGATCCTCCCATGACGCGAACGAATCGGGTGCGGATGACACGATGCATTCCATCGACATGAGCACGCCCAACGCAAGAAGCAAACAGCGGCGATCCCTACAAAAAGCGACACCTAAGCAAGAAACGAGATGCACGCTATGCAGCCACGCTCCCTTCAAggactcgtcgtcgttgcgcAAGCACATTGCTGCCGCGCACACCAGGCCATTCCCATGCGCGTTTTCGTTCGCGGGTTGCACCAGCACATTTGGGTCGAAGAACGAATGGAAACGACATATTGCCTCTCAACATCTATGTCTGCAGTATTACCGATGTTCGTCTTGCCCACAGAGCACCGTTGAAGGCAAGGGAAATGAGTTCAACCGGAAGGATCTCTTCACCCAGCATCTGCGTCGCATGCACGCGCCGTTCGCCATCAAGAAAGCCATTGCCAAGGGGGACAGCAAATTGCAAGTGGAGTGGGAGGGGCATGTGAAGGAGATGCAAACGACATGTCTTGTCACGCGCCGGTCACCGCCTCAAAAGTCGGCTTGCCCAAAACTGGACTGCCAAAGTGTATTCGAGGGTCCTGGATCCTGGGACGAGTGGACGGAGCACGTTGGTAGGCATATGGAGAAAGGTGAGGGCCAGCGACTCGGGGTTGATCGACTGTTGGCGAAGTGGGCTCTCGACGAAGGTATCATTGAGCGAAAGGGAGATGGCGAATATCGCCTCTGTGCCGGCAATGGCCCTGGCCCTGTCTCCGGcagcgttggcggcggcggcattgcAGTCAGCGGCGAGGGGAGAGATTCTATCTCGGTGTTGTACCCAGAGCCGAAGCAAGAAGTCGAAGCAGGAGTCGAAGCAGAAGTTGAAGCAGAAGTCGAAGCAGATACCACTGAGGACAAGATGGAAGTGGATAGCTAG
- a CDS encoding Putative multi antimicrobial extrusion protein translates to MPESVSYDAQRSPLAVPPPSENTALLPKPPASISNEPYPIWQWLAEIRLLAKAAVPVILAYTLQNSLQTLSVLIVGRLSPEALATAAFSYMFAMATAWLIALGGTTALDTLASSSFTGSSNKHDLGILLQRGIIVLSAFYMVVAVLWWFSEPVFRALGQEEFICEQSSTFLRCLIPGGLGYVWFEAMKKYLQAQEIYRPGTYVLLITSPLNAGLNYLFIHTLGLGLYGAPIATGISYWISFLLLVAYAVFIRGKECWGGLELRKAVRNIGPFAKLAILGVVHVGTEWWAFEIVALAAGRLGTIPLAAQSVIMTADQVINTIPFGLGVAASARIGNLLGAQRPRDAAVAAHSAAILSVVLGSVVLIILMATKDVFGKIFNDDEGVVRLVGEVMPYVALFQIADGLNGSCGGVLRGMGRQWVGAVVNLISYYGGALPAGIYLAFNGWGLAGLWIGQCVALYLVGALEWVIVGFSKWDKECQRALDRLDDSGSDGEDEAERAAANGVV, encoded by the exons ATGCCGGAATCGGTGTCGTACGACGCACAAAGGAGTCCATTGGCCGTGCCGCCTCCGTCCGAGAACACGGCGTTGCTACCGAAGCCTCCGGCGTCCATCTCCAATGAACCCTACCCAATCTGGCAATGGTTGGCCGAGATTCGGCTCCTCGCCAAAGCCGCCGTTCCCGTCATCTTAGCGTATACGCTGCAGAACAGCCTGCAGACCCTCAGCGTGCTCATCGTCGGCAGACTGAGTCCCGAAGCTCTCGCCACTGCTGCCTTTAGTTATATGTTCGCCATGGCGACAGCCTGGCTCATAGCCCTGGGTGGAACAACGGCCCTTGACACGCTTGCATCGAGTAGTTTCACCGGATCTTCGAACAAGCACGACCTGGGTATCCTTCTGCAGAGGGGCATAATCGTCTTGTCGGCATTCTATATGGTGGTGGCAGTGCTATGGTGGTTTTCTGAGCCCGTGTTCCGAGCATTGGGCCAAGAGGAGTTTATCTGTGAGCAAAGCTCAACATTTCTGCGATGCCTGATCCCGGGTGGGCTGGGGTATGTGTGGTTTGAAGCGATGAAAAAGTACTTGCAGGCGCAGG AAATCTATCGTCCTGGGACCTACGTGCTGCTCATCACGTCGCCGCTGAATGCAGGGCTCAATTATCTTTTTATTCATaccctcggcctcggcttgTACGGCGCTCCCATTGCAACAGGCATCTCGTACTGGATTTCGTTCCTACTGCTCGTGGCGTATGCCGTCTTCATCCGAGGCAAGGAGTGCTGGGGTGGCCTGGAGTTGCGAAAAGCTGTGAGAAATATTGGACCCTTCGCCAAGTTGGCGATTTTAGGcgtcgtccacgtcggcACTGAGTGGTGGGCATTCGAAATCGTCGCCCTAGCCGCTGGAAGACTTGGTACAATTCCCTTGGCGGCGCAGTCAGTCATCATGACTGCGGACCAAgtcatcaacaccatcccctttggcctcggcgtgGCAGCGTCGGCAAGAATAGGAAACCTGCTGGGTGCGCAGCGACCGCGGGATGCCGCAGTAGCAGCACACTCGGCGGCGATCCTGTCTGTGGTCCTTGGAAGCGTCGTCCTGATCATTCTCATGGCAACCAAGGATGTATTTGGAAAAATattcaacgacgacgagggtgtAGTCCGGCTCGTGGGCGAGGTGATGCCATATGTCGCCTTGTTCCAGATAGCAGACGGCCTGAACGGATCGTGCGGCGGTGTGCTTCGAGGTATGGGCCGCCAGTGGGTCGGGGCTGTGGTGAATCTTATCAGCTACTACGGCGGAGCTCTGCCAGCCGGGATCTACCTCGCCTTTAACGGCTGGGGTCTCGCGGGGTTGTGGATTGGACAATGTGTTGCTCTGTATCTGGTCGGGGCGCTGGAATGGGTGATTGTTGGATTTAGCAAATGGGACAAGGAGTGCCAGCGGGCTTTGGATCGACTAGATGACTCCGGCAGtgatggagaagatgaggCAGAGAGGGCCGCCGCCAATGGTGTTGTCTAG
- a CDS encoding Putative Thioesterase domain, HotDog domain superfamily translates to MASYAELKKRRREDYRYILNYRTRWADNDMYQHMNNSVYNFLYDSVVNTYLIEHCNLSPAGSEQHGVVVHSHSDYFASVSFPAVVELALRVNKLGRSSATYEIALFEKGIDQVKAVGEFVHVFVETSTGRPTTSGMADEMRRGLERILVAEARENKL, encoded by the exons ATGGCAAGCTATGCGGAGTTAAAGAAGCGTCGGAGGGAGGACTATCGCTACATCCTGAACTATCGGACGCGATG GGCCGACAATGATATGTACCAGCACATGAACAATAGCGTTTATAACTTTCT ATACGATTCGGTTGTCAACACCTACCTGATTGAGCACTGCAACCTTTCGCCCGCGGGGTCTGAGCAACACGGCGTGGTGGTACACTCGCACAGCGACTACTTTGCTTCCGTCTCCTTCCCCGCGGTTGTCGAGCTGGCCCTACGAGTGAACAAGCTGGGAAGGTCGAGTGCGACATACGAGATTGCCCTCTTCGAGAAGGGGATTGACCAGGTGAAGGCGGTCGGGGAGTTCGTCCACGTCTTTGTAGAGACATCTACCGGTCGCCCAACCACATCCGGCATGGCCGACGAAATGCGGAGAGGGCTGGAGCGAATTCTGGTGGCGGAAGCCAGGGAAAACAAGCTCTGA
- a CDS encoding Putative zn(2)Cys(6) fungal-type DNA-binding domain, fungal transcription factor: MSEGPQRQHQYQRASRNMVRAERTTTSCGECRRRKQKCDQEQPCGNCLRRFPVPVCEYRIGNRIPGTSTFLTPARAGGRVPFHPTLPGVNSPLLQAGQSPGTTGHSPVGGANWVISGNTTSHSSPGTDCSMDPSINDAPWLVTQPLDESNDAPIAVSSSSAPAPAPWFPLADPKRSSLNLDTTHASQQVLTYRLAVPDLVFDITGEEDDDGGRAPADDAIPRRWHNALEPRLQHPERPVGGVDEQIAHLPVAQTTLNKKLLRIYITVLSRFKASLNGDPEPNNPFIRYYSPFCLQDPLVMKIILYTSACFLHETGHVRTTALRTIKGHAIRMLNESLRSNDVGSRRHQSLQNTTGTALETTTDGGGGGSISSSNGRSEHPSDAAIAGVIQLTVAEWYWGESEEDLRYHLRGLRGMIRLRGGFNKLGMNGLLAKNAIIHDVSISLAHEKSPLLLTLSSSDDSRGGGDGSQEIESQARRSQGGVTAMPATASDPWGLTGYDFANPIKDLPLRMAHMTPLVSYLPSSFGLLPSFVDCAASLGMHPATASILDNVRYLFSAVEAIYTTASETITSTSTAIGTTATSTSTSTSTPTPAQASRKARLTGKYMHEHISGLHPTIPGCRQALSPEASTRTSPPSSSSNYFAAADDGSVRSGSISSTGTTGRGSVGTGRSPSGPASDSTTTPEWPQAHDASESPTSPRPMQHHHHHHHNQQQQQLQQKPDFMHQVIRMTAIVYTRAIATGTPLSVACTESEFLQIWTTTWRVPLSTWNSAVGVFHWVMLAIAPACHRTPHARFVKNMTTISTLTLGVENWAIAMSAARAGMRLQYWLGGQDVEGDVDEGQ; encoded by the exons ATGTCCGAAGGGCCGCAGCGCCAGCACCAGTATCAGCGGGCATCTCGCAACATGGTGCGCGCCGAAAGAACGACGACATCATGCGGAGAGTGTCGGAGGAGGAAACAGAAG TGCGATCAGGAGCAGCCTTGCGGCAACTGCCTCCGTCGGTTCCCCGTGCCGGTATGCGAATATCGCATAGGCAA CCGGATTCCAGGGACATCTACCTTCTTGACGCCAGCACGAGCAGGAGGTCGAGTCCCTTTTCATCCCACTCTCCCAGGAGTAAACTCTCCCTTGCTTCAAGCAGGTCAGTCTCCGGGGACTACGGGACACTCTCCCGTCGGCGGAGCCAATTGGGTCATCTCAGGGAACACAACATCACACTCAAGCCCGGGGACGGATTGCTCGATGGACCCGTCCATCAACGACGCGCCTTGGCTGGTGACTCAGCCTCTCGATGAAAGCAACGACGCGCCAATAGCAGTatcgtcatcatcagcaccggcaccggcgccatGGTTCCCACTGGCTGATCCGAAGCGCAGCAGTCTGAACTTGGACACGACCCACGCGTCGCAGCAGGTACTCACATACCGTCTCGCGGTGCCGGATCTAGTCTTCGACATCAccggcgaagaggatgatgacggtgGTCGAGCTCCTGCAGACGACGCGATTCCTCGAAGATGGCATAATGCGCTAGAGCCCAGACTTCAGCATCCAGAACggcccgtcggcggcgtagaCGAGCAAATCGCGCATCTTCCGGTGGCACAAACCACACTAAACAAGAAACTCCTTCGAATAT ACATCACAGTTCTCTCCCGCTTCAAGGCTTCTCTCAACGGTGATCCGGAACCCAACAACCCCTTCATCCGCTACTACTCTCCCTTCTGCCTCCAGGACCCCCTCGTCATGAAAATCATTCTCTACACCTCAGCATGCTTTCTCCACGAAACGGGCCATGTCCGAACCACGGCCCTACGAACAATCAAGGGCCACGCCATCCGAATGCTAAACGAGAGCCTGCGGTCCAACGACGTTGGTAGTAGGCGACATCAAAGTCTCCAGAACACCACCGGAACCGCACTCGAGACAACAAccgatggtggcggcggcggcagcatcagcagcagcaacgggAGATCAGAACACCCCAGCGACGCCGCCATTGCAGGAGTCATTCAGTTGACCGTGGCCGAATGGTATTGGGGCGAGTCGGAAGAGGACCTGCGATACCACCTCAGGGGCTTGCGAGGTATGATCCGGCTACGAGGTGGCTTCAACAAACTCGGTATGAACGGTCTCTTAGCAAAAAACGCTATCAT TCACGATGTCTCCATATCCCTTGCGCACGAAAAAAGCCCACTGCTACTGACTCTGTCGTCCTCGGACGACAgccgcggaggaggcgacgGGAGCCAAGAAATTGAGAGTCAAGCACGACGCAGTCAAGGAGGAGTGACGGCAATgccggcaacggcatcaGATCCATGGGGCTTGACAGGATATGACTTTGCCAACCCTATAAAAGACCTGCCCCTTCGCATGGCGCACATGACACCTCTAGTCAGTTATTTACCCTCGTCCTTCGGCCTGCTCCCGTCATTTGTCGACTGTGCCGCAAGCCTCGGCATGCACCCGGCGACAGCCTCAATCCTCGACAATGTAAGGTATCTGTTCAGCGCCGTTGAGGCAATCTACACCACCGCGAGCGAAACGATAACATCGACGAGTACGGCTATCGGAACGACAgcgacatcgacatcgacatcgacatctACACCAACGCCGGCACAAGCCTCACGAAAGGCGCGACTCACGGGGAAGTACATGCACGAGCACATATCGGGGCTTCATCCTACGATTCCGGGATGCCGACAAGCCTTGTCGCCGGAGGCATCGACCAGGACGAgtccgccgtcgagcagcagTAACTACTTTGCGGCCGCTGATGATGGATCCGTACGAAGCGGGAGCATCTCCAGTACAGGCACAACGGGGCGCGGGTCCGTTGGCACGGGCCGGTCGCCATCGGGACCAGCTTCCGACTCGACAACGACGCCCGAATGGCCACAGGCCCACGACGCTAGCGAATCTCCAACAAGTCCCCGACCGATgcaacaccaccatcaccatcaccataaccagcaacaacagcaactgCAGCAGAAGCCGGATTTCATGCACCAGGTTATCCGGATGACGGCCATCGTCTACACACGTGCCATTGCCACCGGTACCCCATTGAGCGTCGCATGCACGGAATCGGAATTCCTGCAGATCTGGACTACGACGTGGCGGGTGCCCCTGTCGACTTGGAACAGCGCCGTGGGCGTCTTCCACTGGGTCATGCTGGCTATTGCGCCGGCGTGTCACCGCACGCCGCACGCCCGCTTCGTCAAGAACATGACCACGATCAGCACGCTGACACTCGGCGTCGAGAACTGGGCCATCGCCATGAGCGCTGCCAGAGCTGGCATGAGGCTGCAGTACTGGCTCGGCGGTCAAGACGTTGAGGGAGACGTGGACGAAGGGCAATAA